A stretch of DNA from Sphingomonas ginkgonis:
CATCACATGGGCGACTCCGAGCTGCATGACTTCATCGGCTACATGGAGGGTCACGCGAGGCTTGGCTGGCTGATCAACGACCTTCATCGTCACGCCTTCGCCTACCTCGGATATCCCTGGCTCGCTCGCCTGCTGCGCGTGCACCGCATCGTCCGCGAGGATGGGCAGCTCTCCATTGCCCGGAGTTTCCGCAGCGCAGATTGGGCCACTATTCTGGATGGCGCCGGCCTTCCCCCTGGTGCCGCGACGATCGCGCGCCACTTTCCGTTCCGGCTGTGCGTCGAACGCCTGCGCTAATCATCGGCGGCGGCCCCGCCGGCTCAGCAGCCGCGATCATGCTCGCGCGAGGCGGCGTCGCGGCCACTCTTGTCGAGCGCCGGACGGAACCGCACGACGTGGTTTGCGGTGGGTTCCTGGGGTGGGACACTCTCGCGACGCTCGAGCGACTGAAGCTCGACATCTTCTCGCTCGGCGCACGGCCCATCACCCGCCTTCGGCTCGTGAGCGGGCGCCATGTGCTTGAGGTCGGATTGCCACGGCAAGCGGCGGGATTTTCACGAAAGTCGCTGGACGCTGCTCTCCTGTCGCTTGCCGGTGCTGGAGGCGCGACCGTCAGGCGCGGCTTCGCGATTCGCGACGTCGATCCCGCTACGCGAACGGCGCGCCTCGAAGACGGTGAGGAACTGACCGCCGAAGGGCTGTTCCTGGCGACGGGCAAGCATGAGCTGCGCGGCCTCGCGCGACCGCCAGACTTCACCAGAGAAGGCGCGGTCGGCTTGCGCACCGTTCTCAGAGGCGGGCTCCAGGGCAAGCCGCTCGATGGTTGCGTTGAACTCCACCTTTTCGATGGTGGCTATGCGGGCTTGCTGATGCAGGAGGACGGCAGCTCCAACCTGTGTCTCTCGGTCACGAAGAAGCGATTTTCGCGGGCGAAATCGCCCGGCGCGCTGGTCAAGGCGCTCAAGGATGAAGCGCCGCTGCTGGGCGAGCGGGTCGGGCACGAAGACGAACGGCATTGGCAAGCTATCGCGGGCGTTCCTTATGGCTGGCGCGCGGATGATACGCGGGACGGGCTGTTCAGGCTTGGTGACCAGGCCGCGGTGATCTCCTCGCTGGCCGGCGATGGGGTCGCCATTGCACTGCAGAGTGGCATCTCGGCCGCGAAGGCTTTCCTGCGAGACGGACCCAGCGGGGCGGCAGCGTATCAGACGGCATTTTCAAGACAGACCAAAGTCCCCCTGGGCCTCGCCGATCTTCTTCGCGGCGCCGCCGAGCGCCCTCTAAGCCGTCCTATCCTCATGCGGCTTGCTGCCGTGCCGGGCTTGGCGAGTTGGGTCTCGCGGCTGACCCGGATCACCTAGAACCCGTAAAGAGGGCATGGGCAGCCGCGACTTTCCGGATTGAACCTAGCGAGCAGTCGCGTAAGCCGATGTGATGTCCACTCGCGTCCGTAATGCCTTGGCGGCTGTCCTACTTTCCATCGGCCTGCTCTTCTTCGTCCAGCTTCGTTCAAAACCTGCCGTCAGCGTCATCCCTGGTCTTGCCGGACCCACGACCAGGACACTCGTCCCGCCGCCGGTCGCACCCCATGTCGAAGACTATGGCGGCGGCGGCGCAACGCGGCTCGGCGTGCTGGTGACCGATGTCGATTCCGACTGGATCGGCCTGGTACGCTCGCTGCGTGCGCGGGGCATCCCGGCGAATTTCACCCGCGACCCGGCCGAGGCGCTGCGGCATCGCGCGGTGCTGGCCTATCCGTTGATTTCGGGCAAGGTACTGAGCGGGGACCAGATCCGCGCCCTGGCGGCCTTCGTTCACCGCGGTGGCGGTCTGATGACGTTCGACCTGGCGGGCGGCGGCCTCGAACCCCTCTTCGGCATTCGTGGGGAGGTCCCGGGACGCGCCCGCTCAGCCATCCGCTGGGCTGGGAACAGCCGCAGGGAGGCTGCGAGCACCCCGCTGAACGCGCAGGGCATGGAAGCAAAGCTCGGAAGCCAAGGTCTTGCAGTCAGTACGGCCATGGTCTCGGCGCGATTCGACGATGGCGCGCCGGCACTGACCTGCCGGGCCGCGGTCGGACGAGCGTGCATCCTCGGTGTCGATGTCGGCTCCTATGCTAACCGAGCCTTCAACCTGCGCGCCGAGCCGCTCGCCGGCGGCTATGTCAATGGAGAGGCCGGTGGCCTCGACAGGCTGGTTGACGCGGTGCGCGACTTCTACGTTGCCAGCAAGCCGAACGCCTTCCTGATCGGAACCGCCCCGGCGCCGTACAGTGGAAGCCTGATCGTCACCCATGATCTCGACGCCGGCAAGGCGCTGACCGACGCGCTTGCCCTCTCCGAGGCACTGCGCCGGCGCAAGGTCGACGCTACCTTCTTCATGCAGACGAAATATGTCCGCAACTGGAACGACGATGTCTTCTTCCGCGCGGACACGCTGCCGC
This window harbors:
- a CDS encoding oxidoreductase, with amino-acid sequence MLARGGVAATLVERRTEPHDVVCGGFLGWDTLATLERLKLDIFSLGARPITRLRLVSGRHVLEVGLPRQAAGFSRKSLDAALLSLAGAGGATVRRGFAIRDVDPATRTARLEDGEELTAEGLFLATGKHELRGLARPPDFTREGAVGLRTVLRGGLQGKPLDGCVELHLFDGGYAGLLMQEDGSSNLCLSVTKKRFSRAKSPGALVKALKDEAPLLGERVGHEDERHWQAIAGVPYGWRADDTRDGLFRLGDQAAVISSLAGDGVAIALQSGISAAKAFLRDGPSGAAAYQTAFSRQTKVPLGLADLLRGAAERPLSRPILMRLAAVPGLASWVSRLTRIT
- a CDS encoding polysaccharide deacetylase family protein, coding for MSTRVRNALAAVLLSIGLLFFVQLRSKPAVSVIPGLAGPTTRTLVPPPVAPHVEDYGGGGATRLGVLVTDVDSDWIGLVRSLRARGIPANFTRDPAEALRHRAVLAYPLISGKVLSGDQIRALAAFVHRGGGLMTFDLAGGGLEPLFGIRGEVPGRARSAIRWAGNSRREAASTPLNAQGMEAKLGSQGLAVSTAMVSARFDDGAPALTCRAAVGRACILGVDVGSYANRAFNLRAEPLAGGYVNGEAGGLDRLVDAVRDFYVASKPNAFLIGTAPAPYSGSLIVTHDLDAGKALTDALALSEALRRRKVDATFFMQTKYVRNWNDDVFFRADTLPQLRRLRAMGMEVGSHSVSHARAFNQFELGDGTEAYPDYRPFVSSQTTARGGTVLGELRVSKHLLDATTGQQTIAFRPGHLRNPEVLPQALAATGYRYTSDLTAQNALTNYPFQLAYGRHGPSLVPVWEFPVTIEDEAAPPFAARLGASIALVERIASHGGVATLLVHPDHGPKRDAELALIDRLRGRYWIGGLSRFGEWWRARDLSAIDYDGTHVTARGPLPIHSVTVFLPRSGKTLTIR